Proteins from one Thermobifida alba genomic window:
- a CDS encoding fused MFS/spermidine synthase yields MNRMLATAVVFSSSAAVLVLEVAVTRLVAPYSGDTLETYTAAIGVALAAIALGARTGGHAADRRPPEPLLAVLLVLGGGTTLLARPVVLLLGPQLAGAGPVTALLLVASGIALPVALLSAVPPVVVKTQLADLDRGGSVVGRFSAWGTVGALAGTVLTGYVLVALLPVSTVLLVCGGATALLGLPFAVRGAFLRGARGMRDGLVLLGVCLAGATLLVRVDSPCDAETAYYCARVEEDPHRPRGRLLYLDDLRHGYVDLADPTHLEFGYTQWFGAAVDTQLPPGPVESLHVGGGAYTMPRWLAAVRPGSTSLVLEVDPAVTELARTELGLRTGPDLTVAAGDARTTIVEVPSDSRDLVLGDAFGGLSVPWHLTTREFAAQVHRVLRPDGLYAVNVIDRGERAFLAAQAATLGEVFTHVAVAADRTGLDSPAGGNHVVLASDAPLDTGALAAALARTPVPGGLADEERLARWRSTGLVLTDDHAPVDQLLTPYL; encoded by the coding sequence ATGAACCGGATGCTCGCCACGGCGGTGGTGTTCAGCTCCTCCGCGGCCGTGCTGGTCCTGGAAGTCGCGGTCACCCGCCTGGTGGCGCCCTACTCCGGCGACACCCTGGAGACCTACACCGCGGCGATCGGGGTCGCCCTCGCCGCGATCGCGCTGGGCGCGCGCACCGGCGGCCACGCCGCGGACCGCCGGCCGCCCGAGCCGCTGCTGGCGGTGCTGCTCGTCCTCGGCGGCGGCACCACCCTGCTGGCCCGGCCCGTCGTGCTGCTGCTCGGCCCGCAGTTGGCCGGGGCCGGACCGGTCACCGCGCTGCTGCTGGTCGCCTCCGGCATCGCCCTGCCGGTGGCGCTGCTGTCCGCGGTCCCCCCGGTGGTGGTCAAGACGCAGCTGGCGGACCTGGACCGCGGCGGCAGCGTGGTCGGCCGCTTCAGCGCGTGGGGCACCGTCGGCGCGCTCGCGGGCACCGTCCTGACCGGCTACGTACTCGTCGCCCTGCTCCCGGTCTCCACGGTGCTGCTGGTCTGCGGCGGCGCAACAGCGCTGCTGGGGCTGCCCTTCGCGGTGCGCGGCGCGTTCCTGCGCGGCGCGCGCGGCATGCGCGACGGGCTCGTGCTGCTGGGCGTCTGCCTGGCCGGTGCCACCCTGCTGGTGCGCGTGGACTCCCCCTGCGACGCCGAGACCGCCTACTACTGCGCCCGGGTGGAGGAGGACCCGCACCGGCCCCGGGGCCGCCTGCTCTACCTCGACGACCTGCGGCACGGCTACGTGGACCTGGCCGACCCGACCCACCTGGAGTTCGGCTACACGCAGTGGTTCGGCGCCGCCGTGGACACCCAGCTGCCGCCCGGACCGGTGGAGAGCCTGCACGTGGGCGGCGGCGCCTACACCATGCCGCGCTGGCTGGCGGCGGTCCGGCCCGGCTCGACCAGCCTGGTCCTGGAGGTCGACCCGGCCGTCACCGAACTGGCCCGCACCGAACTGGGGCTGCGCACCGGACCGGACCTCACTGTGGCGGCGGGCGACGCCCGCACCACGATCGTCGAGGTCCCCTCCGACAGCCGCGACCTGGTGCTGGGGGACGCGTTCGGCGGCCTGAGCGTCCCCTGGCACCTGACCACCCGGGAGTTCGCCGCCCAGGTGCACCGGGTGCTGCGCCCGGACGGGCTGTACGCCGTCAACGTCATCGACCGCGGCGAACGGGCGTTCCTCGCCGCCCAGGCCGCCACCCTCGGCGAGGTCTTCACCCACGTCGCGGTGGCCGCGGACCGCACCGGCCTGGACTCTCCCGCCGGCGGCAACCACGTCGTCCTCGCCTCCGACGCGCCCCTGGACACCGGCGCCCTGGCGGCGGCCCTGGCCCGCACCCCCGTCCCGGGCGGCCTCGCCGACGAAGAGCGGCTCGCCCGCTGGCGCTCCACGGGCCTGGTCCTCACCGACGACCACGCCCCGGTGGACCAGCTGCTCACGCCCTACCTGTGA
- a CDS encoding DMT family transporter, translated as MLTWAVAVALAGAFCLALGSALQERDAIRAPGGSVARLGFLWHLVRRPRWLFGSLAAAAGVGLHLVALSAAPLTIIQPLGVTGLLFAIVLSALFSRRRVRAGQLLAGAAVMGGLIGLLTLFPHSADSPVLPLSAALALTGGIAVAGTAGYLVAHWVPAGPRAVLLAVLGGAALGTTSALARVVAVRAATDLTAVFGWLTLLAVAVAVFGGLLQQNAYRTGHFAAAYATLLVVDPAVGAGIGVLVLGERVPATPFDQVLAAGAALLAIAGTAVLARAENRNPEALRRSSSTDLVHTTPGDSR; from the coding sequence CTGTTGACCTGGGCCGTGGCCGTCGCGCTGGCGGGGGCGTTCTGCCTGGCGCTGGGATCGGCCCTGCAGGAGCGCGACGCGATCCGTGCGCCGGGCGGCAGCGTGGCCCGGCTCGGCTTCCTGTGGCACCTGGTGCGCCGTCCCCGGTGGCTGTTCGGGTCCCTGGCCGCGGCGGCGGGGGTGGGCCTGCACCTGGTGGCCCTGAGCGCGGCTCCGCTGACCATCATCCAGCCCCTGGGTGTCACCGGGCTGCTGTTCGCGATCGTGCTGTCGGCGCTGTTCAGCCGGCGGCGGGTGCGCGCCGGCCAGCTGCTGGCCGGCGCGGCCGTCATGGGCGGGCTGATCGGCCTGCTCACCCTGTTTCCGCACAGCGCGGACTCCCCGGTCCTGCCGCTGTCGGCCGCCCTGGCGCTGACCGGCGGGATCGCCGTCGCGGGGACGGCGGGCTACCTGGTGGCCCACTGGGTTCCCGCGGGGCCCCGCGCCGTGCTGCTGGCCGTCCTCGGCGGGGCCGCCCTGGGCACCACCTCGGCGCTGGCCCGTGTCGTGGCCGTACGCGCGGCCACCGACCTGACCGCGGTGTTCGGCTGGCTCACCCTGCTGGCCGTGGCCGTCGCGGTCTTCGGCGGCCTGCTCCAGCAGAACGCCTACCGGACCGGGCACTTCGCCGCGGCCTACGCCACGCTCCTGGTCGTCGACCCCGCCGTGGGGGCGGGCATCGGCGTGCTGGTGCTCGGCGAGAGGGTGCCCGCGACCCCGTTCGACCAGGTCCTCGCCGCTGGCGCGGCGCTGCTGGCGATCGCCGGGACCGCTGTGCTGGCCCGGGCCGAGAACCGCAACCCGGAGGCGCTCCGCCGGTCCTCCTCCACTGACCTCGTCCACACCACGCCGGGAGATTCGAGATGA
- a CDS encoding glycosyltransferase, translated as MTSIEQRTRRTAGGAAERQRVLIATDTYPPDVNGAAYFTYRLATGLAERGHDVHVVCASADGPPRVEVRDGVMLHRLRSVPVLVHPTMRTALPLGVTGHVARLVDRLAPHVVHSQSHFTISRAAIRCGRLSGVPVVMTNHFMPDNLFAHAHVPERLHGTVGSLAWQDMIRVARTADYVTTPTQRAAELLASKGFTRPVEAVSCGIDLGRFRPRPHERAAARARLALPDRETIVFVGRLDAEKRIDELIRALPELLRHRDLQLALAGTGQRRAELERLAASLGVADRVHFLGFVPDEDLPLVYVAADLFAIGSVAELQSIATLEAMSTGLPVVAADALALPHLVRPGRNGYLYRPGDVAELTRHLLTVLESPEHRAALGAASREIAQTHDHRRSLDRFEQIYAEVRPRSRPLSPRGVPTSPWRDTTVAA; from the coding sequence ATGACTTCCATCGAGCAGCGCACCCGCCGCACCGCAGGCGGCGCCGCGGAGCGGCAGCGCGTCCTCATCGCCACCGACACCTACCCGCCGGACGTCAACGGGGCCGCGTACTTCACCTACCGGCTGGCCACCGGACTGGCCGAACGCGGCCACGACGTGCACGTGGTGTGCGCCTCGGCGGACGGGCCGCCCCGCGTGGAGGTCCGCGACGGCGTGATGCTGCACCGGCTGCGCTCGGTGCCGGTGCTGGTCCACCCCACGATGCGCACCGCGCTGCCGCTCGGGGTCACCGGCCACGTCGCCCGGCTCGTCGACCGGCTCGCCCCGCACGTGGTGCACTCCCAGAGCCACTTCACCATCAGCCGCGCGGCCATCCGGTGCGGCCGCCTGTCCGGCGTCCCGGTGGTGATGACCAACCACTTCATGCCGGACAACCTGTTCGCGCACGCCCACGTCCCGGAGCGGCTGCACGGCACGGTGGGCTCCCTGGCCTGGCAGGACATGATCAGGGTGGCGCGGACCGCCGACTACGTCACCACCCCCACCCAGCGGGCCGCCGAACTGCTGGCGAGCAAGGGGTTCACCCGTCCGGTCGAGGCGGTGTCCTGCGGCATCGACCTGGGGCGGTTCCGGCCGCGTCCGCACGAGCGCGCCGCGGCGCGCGCCCGCCTCGCCCTGCCCGACCGCGAGACGATCGTCTTCGTCGGCCGCCTGGACGCGGAGAAGCGGATCGACGAACTGATCCGGGCCCTGCCGGAACTGCTGCGCCACCGCGACCTCCAGCTGGCGCTGGCCGGGACCGGACAGCGCCGGGCGGAACTGGAGCGGCTGGCCGCCTCCCTGGGGGTGGCCGACCGGGTCCACTTCCTCGGATTCGTGCCCGACGAGGACCTGCCGCTGGTCTACGTCGCCGCGGACCTGTTCGCGATCGGCAGTGTGGCCGAGCTGCAGAGCATCGCCACGCTGGAGGCCATGTCCACCGGGCTTCCCGTGGTGGCGGCCGACGCGCTGGCCCTGCCCCACCTGGTGCGCCCGGGCCGCAACGGCTACCTGTACCGGCCCGGGGACGTGGCGGAGCTGACCCGGCACCTGCTGACGGTCCTGGAGTCGCCCGAGCACCGCGCCGCCCTGGGCGCCGCCAGCCGGGAGATCGCGCAGACCCACGACCACCGCCGCTCCCTGGACCGGTTCGAGCAGATCTACGCCGAGGTCCGTCCCCGCTCCCGGCCGCTGTCGCCGCGCGGCGTGCCCACCTCCCCGTGGCGGGACACCACCGTGGCGGCGTGA
- a CDS encoding NAD(P)-dependent oxidoreductase, translating into MTAPYVVITDTGVHDPEPAVRLLTEAGFRTRVLGTRDPERVAVEAAGAVALIVHDTRVDAALLDALPTLRLVMTTDQHCLGVDVAEAERRGLWVCPPPRREDVDQAAARVLTMTLAQLRRIAAERLAWFRSAPRAHDLTLGLVGMGPVAARFADLALPLFKRVVGTGSRLRSWPCGVARTDFFDLIATADVVSLHVPVTPGTRGLIGARTLARMRPGAVLINPSSPDLVDRGALLTALDTGMLAGYSAGYSLAGTGHLHESCALRNHPAVVFSPERAERAGDRLRALAHHVIAWRDRGFPASAVASPLPPLDEPLQAS; encoded by the coding sequence GTGACCGCTCCGTACGTGGTCATCACGGATACCGGCGTCCATGATCCGGAGCCCGCGGTGCGCCTGCTCACCGAGGCCGGTTTCCGGACCCGCGTCCTGGGGACCCGCGACCCCGAGCGCGTCGCCGTCGAAGCCGCCGGGGCGGTCGCGCTCATCGTCCACGACACCCGCGTGGACGCCGCGCTGCTGGACGCGCTGCCGACCCTGCGCCTGGTCATGACCACCGACCAGCACTGCCTGGGGGTCGACGTCGCCGAGGCCGAACGCCGCGGACTGTGGGTCTGCCCGCCGCCGCGCCGCGAGGACGTCGACCAGGCGGCCGCCCGCGTCCTCACCATGACGCTGGCGCAGCTGCGCCGCATCGCCGCCGAACGCCTCGCCTGGTTTCGCTCCGCGCCCCGGGCCCACGACCTCACCCTCGGCCTGGTCGGCATGGGCCCGGTGGCCGCGAGATTCGCCGACCTCGCCCTTCCCCTGTTCAAACGGGTCGTCGGCACCGGGTCACGGCTGCGGAGCTGGCCGTGCGGCGTCGCCCGGACGGACTTCTTCGACCTGATCGCCACGGCCGACGTGGTCTCGCTGCACGTGCCGGTGACGCCCGGGACCCGGGGGCTCATCGGGGCGCGCACCCTGGCCCGGATGCGTCCGGGAGCGGTGCTGATCAACCCGTCCAGCCCCGACCTGGTGGACCGGGGAGCGCTGCTCACGGCGCTGGATACCGGGATGCTCGCGGGCTACTCCGCGGGCTACTCCCTGGCCGGCACCGGCCACCTGCACGAGAGCTGCGCGCTGCGCAACCACCCCGCGGTGGTGTTCTCCCCCGAGCGGGCCGAGCGGGCCGGCGACCGGCTCCGCGCGCTGGCGCACCACGTCATCGCCTGGCGGGACCGGGGATTCCCGGCTTCCGCCGTGGCCAGCCCGCTGCCGCCGCTGGACGAGCCGCTTCAGGCCTCCTGA
- a CDS encoding LysR family transcriptional regulator: protein MLDLRRLQILHEFAVHGTIAATAAALGYTPSAVSQQLSALEREVGTQLLDRTARSAELTDAGRLLLGHAEQILAMVEAAESVLAAQTGAPRGRVTITAFPTAAVAFAPSIARSLRVHEGMQLVLRQSTGGDGTRPVRTAEVDISLVDDWSGRTPDSAAGTLRHYLLLRDPLVLAVPEDHRLADPSVPVDLADLLDESWVTAPTGEPSRTAVDRLLAGVGGAPGAVWEFEGIGTIMSLVARGLGIAAVPALSFSSASPGLAHRRIPHAPVRRIYAVARATSVRRPAIEVTLNALYEAAEDVKRVLAAERGEALLD from the coding sequence ATGCTCGACCTGCGCCGGCTCCAGATACTGCACGAGTTCGCCGTGCACGGCACGATCGCGGCGACCGCGGCCGCCCTCGGCTACACCCCCTCCGCGGTCTCCCAGCAGCTGTCGGCATTGGAACGCGAGGTCGGCACGCAACTGCTGGACCGCACCGCCCGCAGCGCGGAACTCACCGACGCCGGACGGCTGCTGCTGGGGCACGCCGAACAGATCCTGGCGATGGTCGAGGCCGCCGAGTCGGTCCTGGCCGCGCAGACCGGCGCCCCCCGCGGGCGGGTCACCATCACCGCGTTCCCGACCGCGGCGGTCGCCTTCGCCCCCTCCATCGCCCGCAGCCTGCGCGTCCACGAGGGCATGCAGCTGGTGCTGCGGCAGAGCACCGGGGGCGACGGCACCCGCCCGGTGCGCACCGCCGAGGTCGACATCTCCCTCGTCGACGACTGGTCGGGACGCACCCCCGACAGCGCGGCGGGCACCCTGCGGCACTACCTGCTGCTGCGCGACCCCCTCGTGCTCGCGGTGCCCGAGGACCACCGCCTGGCCGACCCGTCGGTCCCGGTGGACCTGGCCGACCTGCTCGACGAGTCCTGGGTGACCGCGCCCACCGGCGAGCCCTCCCGCACCGCCGTGGACCGCCTGCTCGCCGGCGTCGGCGGAGCCCCCGGGGCGGTCTGGGAGTTCGAGGGCATCGGCACCATCATGAGCCTGGTCGCCCGCGGCCTCGGCATCGCCGCGGTCCCCGCGCTCTCCTTCAGCTCGGCCTCCCCCGGGCTGGCGCACCGCCGCATCCCCCACGCCCCCGTCCGGCGGATCTACGCCGTCGCCCGCGCCACCAGCGTGCGCCGCCCCGCCATCGAGGTCACCCTGAACGCCCTGTACGAGGCCGCCGAGGACGTCAAACGGGTGCTGGCCGCCGAACGGGGCGAGGCCCTGCTGGACTGA
- a CDS encoding pyridoxal phosphate-dependent aminotransferase, translated as MPIAVSATLAVNEAITLRRRQGLPVLPMGFGEAGLPVHPVMRDALSTGGDQNGYGPVAGLRELREAAAGYWERRGLSTDPDLVVAGPGSKPLLYALVLAIGGDIAVAAPSWVSYAAQTQLAGGRPLLVPTLPAQGGVPDPELLARAVAEARAAGRQVRAVITTCPDNPTGTVASRDTVRRLAEVARDLDLVVISDEIYRDLVHDPATVVHSPAEFAPERTVVTTGLSKNLALGGWRIGVARLPHDERGRLLHGDLLGIASEIWSSPSGPVQRAAAYAFGEPPEIVDLIDRSRRLHGAVAHAVADRFRAAGATVVAPQAAFYLYPDFGAWRERLAAEHGVTSGPDLTRMLLDRYGMGVLPAVEFGESADALRMRVATSLLYGETEAQRASALAAEDPVALPWIRAHLDRLSEVLDDVGSEQPTALHAMAG; from the coding sequence ATGCCGATAGCTGTTTCCGCGACCCTCGCCGTCAACGAGGCAATCACTCTCCGTCGCCGCCAGGGACTCCCCGTGTTGCCGATGGGCTTCGGGGAGGCCGGACTCCCGGTCCACCCGGTGATGCGCGACGCACTGTCGACAGGAGGTGACCAGAACGGCTACGGGCCGGTGGCGGGACTGCGCGAACTGCGCGAGGCCGCCGCGGGCTACTGGGAACGCCGGGGCCTGTCCACCGACCCCGACCTGGTGGTCGCCGGTCCGGGCAGCAAGCCGCTGCTGTACGCGCTGGTGCTGGCGATCGGCGGGGACATCGCCGTCGCCGCGCCGAGCTGGGTGAGCTACGCGGCGCAGACCCAGCTGGCGGGCGGCCGCCCGCTGCTGGTGCCGACCCTTCCGGCCCAGGGCGGCGTCCCCGACCCGGAACTGCTGGCCCGGGCGGTCGCCGAGGCCCGGGCCGCCGGGCGGCAGGTGCGCGCGGTCATCACCACCTGCCCGGACAACCCCACCGGGACCGTGGCCTCGCGCGACACCGTCCGCCGACTCGCCGAGGTCGCCCGCGACCTCGACCTGGTCGTCATCTCCGACGAGATCTACCGGGACCTGGTGCACGACCCGGCCACGGTGGTGCACAGCCCCGCCGAGTTCGCGCCGGAGCGCACCGTCGTCACCACCGGGCTGAGCAAGAACCTCGCCCTGGGCGGCTGGCGGATCGGCGTGGCCCGGCTGCCGCACGACGAACGGGGCCGCCTGCTCCACGGCGACCTGCTGGGCATCGCCAGCGAGATCTGGTCCAGCCCCTCCGGGCCGGTCCAGCGGGCCGCGGCCTACGCCTTCGGCGAGCCTCCCGAGATCGTCGACCTGATCGACCGCAGCCGCCGGCTGCACGGGGCCGTGGCCCACGCCGTCGCCGACCGGTTCCGTGCCGCGGGGGCGACGGTCGTCGCCCCCCAGGCCGCCTTCTACCTGTACCCGGACTTCGGCGCCTGGCGGGAGCGGCTGGCCGCCGAGCACGGGGTGACCAGCGGGCCCGACCTCACCCGGATGCTGCTGGACCGCTACGGGATGGGGGTGCTGCCCGCGGTGGAGTTCGGGGAGAGCGCGGACGCGCTGCGGATGCGGGTGGCCACCAGCCTGCTGTACGGGGAGACCGAGGCGCAGCGCGCGAGCGCGCTGGCGGCCGAGGACCCGGTCGCGCTGCCGTGGATCCGCGCCCACCTGGACCGGCTCAGCGAGGTGCTCGACGACGTGGGCAGCGAGCAGCCCACCGCCCTGCACGCTATGGCGGGCTGA